One genomic window of Nitrospirota bacterium includes the following:
- a CDS encoding M28 family peptidase, with protein sequence MPTQDINIDETKTNLMADIKYLTEVVGERSYMDVEKLNMTADYIEERFRSIGCDTKRQPFQYAGNTYWNIICEIRGLSEPDKTIVIGAHYDTVSGTPGADDNASGVAGIIELARLSLKNPLPMTIHLVSFSIEEPPLFRTRQMGSYAYAESLRKERANIIGMVSLEMIGYFSESKGTQFYPLPFFRWFYPEKGDFIAFVGNLKSRAFTRKFKSAFTNVSRIPVESLNAVSLVPGVDFSDHSSFWKFGFPAFMITDTAFYRNPNYHGRGDTASTLDYERMSEIIRGIYMALKLI encoded by the coding sequence TTGCCTACACAGGACATAAATATAGATGAGACTAAAACCAATCTTATGGCAGATATAAAGTATCTTACGGAAGTGGTAGGTGAAAGAAGCTATATGGATGTAGAAAAACTGAACATGACTGCCGATTATATAGAAGAGAGATTCCGCTCTATTGGCTGTGATACAAAAAGACAGCCATTTCAATATGCTGGAAATACCTACTGGAACATAATCTGCGAGATAAGAGGCTTGAGTGAGCCTGATAAGACAATCGTCATAGGTGCACATTATGACACTGTCTCAGGCACTCCGGGGGCAGATGACAATGCGAGTGGTGTGGCAGGCATTATCGAGCTTGCAAGACTTTCCCTAAAAAACCCTCTGCCCATGACGATACATCTCGTTTCATTCAGCATAGAAGAGCCACCCTTGTTTAGGACAAGGCAGATGGGCTCTTATGCATATGCAGAGAGCCTTCGTAAGGAAAGGGCAAATATCATCGGTATGGTATCTCTCGAGATGATAGGATATTTCTCTGAATCCAAAGGCACGCAATTTTATCCACTTCCGTTTTTTAGATGGTTTTACCCTGAAAAAGGAGATTTTATAGCATTTGTGGGAAACCTGAAATCGAGGGCATTTACGAGGAAATTTAAAAGTGCTTTTACAAATGTATCGAGGATACCTGTGGAGTCCCTTAACGCAGTGAGCCTCGTTCCTGGGGTGGATTTCTCGGACCATAGCTCCTTCTGGAAATTCGGGTTTCCTGCATTTATGATAACTGACACTGCCTTCTACAGAAACCCAAATTACCATGGAAGAGGAGATACTGCCTCGACATTGGATTATGAAAGGATGTCAGAGATTATAAGAGGCATTTATATGGCACTAAAATTAATTTAA
- a CDS encoding cation:proton antiporter has product METEFLTALVLMLGVSALSVFLLGRLRIPSLIGFIVAGALIGPHGLGIIGDIRNVEILADIGIILLLFTVGIEFSIRNLLKMRRAVIYGGGSQVLLSIMASTVAVYAFTGDLGKSIFAGFLIALSSTAIVLKLLLERGEMDSPHGRMMVGILIFQDLCVVPFMLLIPFLTGSRIDMLTIGLTMLKAGVIITLVLISAKWIVPKVLHQVVHTRGRELFTITIIFLCLGIALLTSKFGLSLALGAFLAGLIISESEYSYQATSEILPFKNSFLGIFFVSVGMLIDTGYIGDNLLKIIVAVLVIFGIKALTTIASMLSIGNTPRASLHIGIGLMQIGAFSFVLAVAGKEVGLIQQDTYQMFLSASVITMALAPLLLKSAPDVSAWLTAKKPLKRLSRLRKEEIFPKGRSNHVIIIGFGLNGRNLANVLRKTDIPYVILELNSDTVGEEKKKGQPIYFGDGTQKEILEKLGIKEAKVLVVAISDPVSTRNIVAVAKKENPRIHIVVRTRYLSEVDDLRSLGTEEVIPEEFETSVEIFSRVLHHYRLPINVITEHTEDIRKDSYRALRTTELPKRHLTERHDMLSEIETETYIIKEDSHLSGHSLKELQMRTKTGCTILAIQRGDIVHQNPRPDFALKKQDIILLVGKKEDIQRAITYMESDKMLTLKYH; this is encoded by the coding sequence TTATCGGAGATATTCGGAATGTAGAGATACTTGCCGATATCGGAATTATACTTCTTCTTTTTACGGTAGGAATAGAGTTCTCGATAAGGAACCTTCTTAAGATGAGAAGGGCTGTCATATATGGCGGTGGAAGTCAGGTATTGCTTAGCATAATGGCATCCACAGTGGCGGTTTATGCATTTACAGGGGACCTCGGAAAATCTATTTTTGCAGGATTCCTCATTGCCCTAAGCAGTACTGCAATAGTTCTAAAGCTACTTCTGGAAAGAGGCGAGATGGATTCCCCCCATGGCAGGATGATGGTTGGGATACTGATATTTCAAGACCTCTGCGTTGTGCCTTTTATGCTTTTAATCCCTTTCCTCACAGGCTCTCGCATAGACATGCTCACCATTGGTCTAACGATGTTAAAGGCAGGGGTTATCATAACACTGGTTCTTATTAGTGCAAAATGGATTGTGCCTAAAGTCCTCCATCAGGTTGTGCACACAAGAGGCAGAGAGCTTTTTACAATCACAATCATATTTCTGTGTCTTGGGATTGCCCTTTTGACATCGAAGTTTGGACTTTCTCTTGCATTAGGTGCATTCCTTGCAGGACTTATAATATCGGAATCAGAGTATTCCTATCAAGCAACATCGGAGATATTACCATTTAAAAACAGCTTTCTTGGAATATTTTTTGTTTCGGTTGGTATGCTAATTGACACAGGTTATATAGGAGACAACCTCCTGAAGATTATCGTAGCGGTTCTGGTCATATTCGGTATTAAGGCATTGACAACAATTGCCTCTATGCTTTCCATAGGGAACACTCCGAGGGCATCCTTGCATATTGGCATTGGACTTATGCAGATAGGGGCGTTTTCCTTTGTGCTGGCAGTGGCAGGGAAAGAGGTAGGACTTATACAGCAAGACACTTATCAGATGTTTCTTTCTGCATCCGTAATAACCATGGCACTGGCACCACTCCTACTTAAATCCGCACCTGATGTGTCTGCATGGCTGACAGCTAAAAAACCCCTTAAACGCTTAAGCAGACTCAGAAAAGAGGAGATATTCCCAAAAGGACGCTCGAATCATGTCATTATTATTGGTTTTGGCTTAAATGGCAGAAATCTGGCTAATGTCCTTCGGAAAACAGACATACCTTATGTCATATTAGAGCTAAACAGCGATACAGTCGGAGAGGAAAAGAAAAAAGGTCAGCCAATTTATTTTGGAGATGGAACTCAAAAAGAAATCCTCGAAAAATTAGGCATCAAAGAGGCAAAGGTCCTCGTTGTTGCCATCTCTGACCCTGTCTCGACAAGAAACATCGTAGCAGTAGCGAAAAAAGAAAACCCCAGAATTCATATCGTTGTCAGGACAAGGTATCTCTCGGAGGTAGATGACCTCAGAAGCTTGGGCACAGAGGAAGTCATACCAGAGGAGTTTGAGACATCCGTAGAGATTTTCTCGAGGGTTCTTCACCACTACCGTCTGCCGATTAATGTAATCACGGAACATACGGAAGATATAAGAAAAGACAGCTATAGGGCTTTAAGAACTACGGAGCTTCCCAAAAGACATCTCACAGAAAGACACGACATGCTCTCCGAGATAGAAACAGAGACATATATTATAAAAGAGGATTCTCATCTTAGCGGTCACTCCTTAAAAGAACTCCAGATGAGGACAAAAACAGGATGCACAATCCTTGCAATTCAAAGAGGCGATATAGTGCACCAGAACCCCAGGCCTGACTTCGCCCTCAAAAAACAAGACATCATCCTTCTTGTAGGCAAGAAAGAGGATATACAGAGAGCAATAACCTATATGGAGTCAGATAAAATGCTGACGCTTAAATACCACTGA